The proteins below are encoded in one region of Streptomyces roseirectus:
- a CDS encoding antibiotic biosynthesis monooxygenase family protein has translation MSDHPEAPVEAFEPPYYVTVFTSLKTQDQDGYGETAARMEELVRDIPGFLGMDHAQTPGGLGITVGYFRDAQALEQWRTDAEHRTAQKRGRQEWYESYTLHVAKVERSSGFRRDAADAGSPGAPDTPAPGRPSR, from the coding sequence ATGAGCGATCACCCCGAGGCACCTGTCGAAGCGTTCGAACCCCCCTACTACGTCACGGTGTTCACGTCCCTGAAGACCCAGGACCAGGACGGCTACGGCGAGACCGCCGCGCGCATGGAGGAACTGGTGAGGGACATCCCCGGGTTCCTGGGGATGGACCACGCGCAGACACCCGGCGGACTGGGCATCACCGTCGGGTACTTCCGCGACGCGCAGGCCCTGGAGCAGTGGCGCACGGACGCCGAGCACAGGACCGCGCAGAAGCGGGGACGGCAGGAGTGGTACGAGAGCTACACGCTCCACGTGGCGAAGGTGGAGCGCAGCAGCGGCTTCAGACGGGACGCCGCAGACGCCGGCTCTCCGGGGGCGCCAGATACCCCGGCACCGGGCCGTCCGTCGCGATGA
- a CDS encoding FHA domain-containing protein, which translates to MHSIIVVPPPTTEDGRRGTRFRLAPGERLPFGRSTGPGGLEIPHEGVSRAAGEITAHGAYWILSNHSRSQTYVVENPEGAGEHIKVSPGRLDAPIPFEFSRIVLPAAGELLPVEVWAPRHDYLDTSPGPFGATTAPAFSLDRTKRYFAVLAALCEPRLRGVPHAPLPTVDQVVDRLRPGWPTVSRATVQWNIDYLAVKLRLKPGPDTADAGPRLNGKKESLVSLALRFDLVREDDLGALSATRLPGPGER; encoded by the coding sequence TTGCACAGCATCATCGTGGTACCTCCGCCGACCACGGAGGACGGCCGCAGGGGCACGCGCTTTCGGCTGGCACCCGGCGAACGGCTCCCGTTCGGCCGGTCCACGGGGCCGGGCGGCCTGGAGATCCCGCACGAGGGTGTCTCACGCGCCGCCGGTGAGATCACCGCGCACGGCGCGTACTGGATACTCAGCAACCACAGCCGGAGCCAGACGTACGTCGTCGAGAACCCGGAGGGCGCGGGCGAGCACATCAAGGTGAGCCCGGGGCGGCTGGACGCGCCGATCCCCTTCGAGTTCTCGCGGATCGTGCTCCCGGCGGCCGGTGAACTGCTCCCGGTCGAGGTGTGGGCGCCGCGCCACGACTACCTCGACACGTCACCGGGCCCGTTCGGCGCGACGACCGCACCCGCCTTCTCCCTCGACCGCACGAAGCGCTACTTCGCCGTCCTGGCCGCCCTGTGCGAACCCCGGCTGCGCGGCGTGCCGCACGCCCCGCTGCCGACGGTCGACCAGGTCGTCGACCGGCTGCGCCCCGGCTGGCCCACCGTGTCCCGCGCCACGGTGCAGTGGAACATCGACTACCTGGCCGTGAAACTGCGCCTGAAGCCCGGCCCCGACACGGCGGACGCGGGCCCGCGCCTCAACGGCAAGAAGGAGTCCCTGGTGTCGCTGGCGCTGCGCTTCGACCTCGTCCGCGAGGACGACCTCGGCGCGCTGTCCGCCACCCGTCTTCCGGGCCCGGGAGAGCGGTGA
- a CDS encoding GNAT family N-acetyltransferase: MSARLNAHGQPLGTPLPGWTPRPAPARVTLDGRFCRLEPLDADRHADDLYAAYARAEDDRDWTYMSVGPFTDADDYRAYAREAAQADDPLQFAVVDAGTGRAAGTLALLRQDPANGVVEVGSVAFSPLLQRTPASTEAQYLLMAYVFDTLGYRRYEWKCDSLNAPSRRAAERLGFIFEGVFRQAVVYKGRSRDTAWFSVTDAEWPRVGKALREWLAPDNFDADGRQRRRLAESASQI; encoded by the coding sequence ATGTCCGCCCGCCTCAACGCCCACGGCCAGCCCCTCGGCACCCCCCTGCCCGGCTGGACGCCCCGCCCGGCGCCCGCCCGTGTCACCCTCGACGGCCGGTTCTGCCGCCTCGAACCCCTCGACGCGGACCGCCACGCCGACGACCTGTACGCGGCGTACGCGCGCGCCGAGGACGACCGGGACTGGACGTACATGTCGGTGGGCCCGTTCACCGACGCGGACGACTACCGCGCGTACGCCCGCGAGGCGGCTCAGGCCGACGACCCGCTCCAGTTCGCGGTCGTCGACGCCGGCACCGGCAGGGCGGCCGGCACCCTCGCCCTGCTGCGCCAGGACCCGGCGAACGGCGTCGTCGAGGTGGGCTCCGTCGCCTTCTCGCCGCTGCTGCAGCGCACCCCGGCGTCGACGGAGGCGCAGTACCTGCTGATGGCGTACGTCTTCGACACGCTGGGCTACCGCCGTTACGAGTGGAAGTGCGACAGCCTCAACGCCCCGTCGCGCCGGGCGGCCGAGCGGCTGGGGTTCATCTTCGAGGGCGTCTTCCGGCAGGCCGTGGTCTACAAGGGCCGCAGCCGTGACACCGCCTGGTTCTCGGTGACGGACGCCGAGTGGCCCCGGGTCGGCAAGGCGCTGCGGGAGTGGCTGGCGCCGGACAACTTCGACGCGGACGGGCGACAGCGGCGCCGGCTGGCGGAGTCGGCTTCACAGATCTGA
- a CDS encoding amidohydrolase family protein gives MHGELLALRAGHVFDGVRARRSGTVLVEDGVILDVDFTGARPPAHAEVTDFGPDAWLLPGLIDAHVHLCWDGSADAVAHVTSGDRAAVLATARDAAAATLRAGVTTVRDLGDRDYLTLALRDGVPAGERPEIVAAGPPITTPSGHCHFLGGVAQGAGALRAAVRERAERGCEVVKVMASGGRMTPGSDPARAQYRRADLRLVVDEAHRLGLSAAAHAHALGAVVDAVNAGFDSVEHFSCRTPQGSVVRRDLLDEVVRRGTFVSLTLAVRPGGALPPGVAAGHASLLDLMTEVVASGARVVAGTDSGIAPQKDHGVYPYALRQLTELGMSPLDALRAATTGAAEAVGRAGRKGVLRPGADADLLALDASPVDDIAAVTGIRAVYRAGRRVR, from the coding sequence ATGCACGGCGAACTGCTCGCACTGCGGGCCGGGCACGTCTTCGACGGCGTGCGTGCGAGGCGATCGGGCACGGTACTGGTCGAGGACGGTGTGATCCTCGACGTCGACTTCACGGGCGCGCGGCCCCCGGCGCACGCGGAGGTGACCGACTTCGGGCCGGACGCCTGGTTATTGCCAGGGCTGATCGACGCCCACGTCCACCTGTGCTGGGACGGCAGCGCGGACGCCGTCGCGCACGTGACGTCCGGTGACCGGGCGGCCGTGCTGGCGACGGCGCGCGACGCGGCGGCGGCCACGCTGCGGGCCGGCGTCACGACCGTCCGCGACCTCGGTGACCGCGACTACCTGACGCTCGCGCTGCGCGACGGGGTGCCGGCCGGGGAGCGGCCCGAGATCGTCGCGGCGGGGCCGCCGATCACCACGCCCAGCGGGCACTGTCACTTCCTCGGCGGGGTGGCGCAGGGCGCCGGGGCGCTGCGGGCGGCCGTGCGCGAGCGGGCCGAGCGCGGCTGTGAGGTCGTCAAGGTGATGGCCAGCGGCGGCCGGATGACGCCGGGCTCGGATCCGGCGCGGGCGCAGTACCGGCGCGCCGATCTGCGGCTGGTCGTCGACGAGGCCCACCGGCTCGGGCTCTCTGCGGCCGCGCACGCGCACGCCCTGGGCGCGGTGGTGGACGCCGTGAACGCCGGGTTCGACAGCGTCGAGCACTTCTCCTGCAGGACTCCTCAGGGTTCCGTCGTGCGGCGCGACCTCCTCGACGAGGTGGTGCGGCGCGGGACGTTCGTCAGTCTCACGCTCGCCGTGCGGCCCGGCGGGGCCCTGCCGCCCGGCGTCGCCGCCGGCCACGCCTCGCTCCTGGACCTCATGACCGAGGTCGTCGCCTCCGGGGCGCGGGTCGTCGCCGGCACCGACTCCGGGATAGCCCCGCAGAAGGACCACGGCGTCTACCCGTACGCCCTGCGTCAGCTCACCGAACTCGGCATGTCCCCGCTGGACGCGCTGCGCGCCGCGACCACCGGGGCCGCCGAGGCGGTGGGCCGCGCCGGCCGCAAGGGCGTCCTGCGCCCCGGCGCCGACGCGGACCTCCTCGCCCTCGACGCCTCCCCCGTCGACGACATCGCGGCGGTCACCGGCATCCGCGCGGTGTACCGGGCGGGGCGGCGGGTGCGCTGA
- a CDS encoding YhgE/Pip domain-containing protein — protein MAHDNDETETSRSGSGLGPVLRLWLVPVVLVTVVMATLASLYLGSSVNSADHLDAFPVAVVNTDRGDTGAKIVQGLRQNTDADKFDLRVLTPAEARRQMDEAKLYGAIVLPADLSQKLAGLTGPGAERPVVSVWTNPLANTSSVSLVNAFATKALTGVNETVGKQLLTAAPKATGATRLVLATPVDVHTAPYKTVPDGTGNGLSAFYYALLLVLAGFTGSVMVANLVDAQLGFIPLEWGPVYRMEEHSGRSRQSTLVLKWALMGGLAVVVSGAYVGIGAWLGMPLDHPWQLWLLGVLVIAAVAVVAQAILALLGGLGMIVSLLLFVVLAIPSSGGTTPLEALPPFIRFLAEFEPVHQVYVGTRSALYYGATWDSGLGRAVLASAVALVLGLAVGYLGTRVYDRKGLVRGHTVPAAA, from the coding sequence GTGGCGCACGACAACGACGAGACGGAAACCAGCAGGTCAGGATCGGGGCTGGGACCGGTGCTACGGCTCTGGCTGGTCCCGGTCGTCCTCGTCACCGTGGTCATGGCGACGCTCGCCTCGCTGTACCTCGGCAGCTCGGTCAACTCCGCAGACCACCTCGACGCCTTCCCCGTCGCGGTCGTCAACACCGACCGCGGCGACACCGGCGCGAAGATCGTCCAGGGCCTGCGCCAGAACACCGACGCCGACAAGTTCGACCTGCGCGTCCTCACGCCCGCCGAGGCGCGCAGGCAGATGGACGAGGCGAAGCTGTACGGCGCGATCGTGCTCCCGGCAGACCTGAGCCAGAAGCTCGCCGGCCTCACCGGCCCCGGCGCCGAGCGGCCCGTGGTGAGCGTGTGGACCAACCCGCTCGCCAACACCTCCAGCGTCTCCCTCGTCAACGCCTTCGCGACCAAGGCGCTCACCGGCGTCAACGAGACCGTCGGCAAACAGCTCCTGACCGCCGCCCCCAAGGCCACCGGCGCCACCCGCCTCGTCCTCGCCACGCCCGTCGACGTCCACACCGCCCCCTACAAGACCGTCCCGGACGGCACCGGCAACGGGCTCTCCGCCTTCTACTACGCCCTGCTGCTGGTCCTCGCAGGGTTCACCGGGTCCGTCATGGTCGCCAACCTCGTCGACGCTCAGCTCGGGTTCATCCCCCTGGAGTGGGGGCCGGTCTACCGGATGGAGGAGCACTCCGGGCGCAGCCGGCAGTCGACGCTGGTGCTCAAGTGGGCGCTCATGGGCGGGCTCGCGGTCGTGGTGAGCGGCGCGTACGTCGGGATCGGCGCGTGGCTCGGGATGCCGCTGGACCACCCCTGGCAGCTCTGGCTGCTCGGCGTCCTCGTCATCGCCGCCGTCGCCGTGGTCGCGCAGGCGATCCTCGCGCTGCTCGGCGGGCTCGGGATGATCGTCAGCCTGCTGCTGTTCGTCGTCCTCGCGATCCCCAGCTCCGGCGGGACGACCCCGCTGGAGGCGCTGCCCCCGTTCATCCGCTTCCTCGCCGAGTTCGAGCCCGTGCACCAGGTGTACGTCGGCACCCGCTCGGCCCTCTACTACGGCGCCACCTGGGACAGCGGCCTCGGCCGCGCGGTCCTCGCCTCCGCCGTGGCCCTCGTCCTCGGCCTCGCCGTCGGGTACCTCGGGACGCGCGTCTACGACCGCAAGGGCCTCGTCCGCGGCCACACGGTGCCGGCCGCCGCATAA
- a CDS encoding glycosyl hydrolase 115 family protein, which translates to MAAAGAAPLLPGVAEAAPSRRPDFPLVVGGQATDLFVDPAEDPAVIRAAGDLQADVERVSGVRPRLLHTLPERAAHLVVIATDPAQGRWEASVTRVVERPFPGVDRALTITGSDRRGTVYGIYDTSERIGVSPWYWWADVPVERRDTVTVPARTFERREPAVRYRGIFINDEQNLTTWSRRTQEPDKNIGPRTYERVFELLLRLKANYLWPAMHPYSDFFNKHAENPELADRYGIVVGSSHPEAMLRNGVHEWAPWAAEHPDADGALPVYDYTVNPAVISAYWRARARQNARYESSWTLGMRGLHDSALETKNATTIPQKVAVMNDIIADQRRILAEEVGAGAAPQIFVPYKEVLDLYNAGVQVPDDVTLIWPDDNHGNMRQLPDEAERARSGGNGIYYHLSYWGRPRSYLWLDTTQLAKVGQELRRVHEHGADRVWIFNVGDLKSIETGLSFCLDLAWDVERTGPDGFLAAWYGRQFGHRYARELAAIRTEYYRLAAERRPEFIDRDVFSTVHHGDEAGRRLDAYASLLERVRALGAALPESYRDAFFELVEYPVHGAYLMNLKYYWADRNALAVRQGRGAGTNRYAELAEAAHADEQALTRRYNTQVAGGKWDGIVNPYPSQIPKAPGRPAVTRVARQETSGLGVAAEGNDVGTARPLSFDRADRGRRFVEVFTTGFLPLEWTAVGSEPWVRLSAGGGTVTDQTRIWVEIDWALAPEGVHTPAVILSGGGRSTEVALRVVNTPLEGRGFVEAHGYVSIEAAHYDRQVPRGGARWRTVPGLGRRSAAVEAVPSTARPVTEAFATRAPELRYRVRFTSTGVFPVTVLRLPSLDERGARRLAVGLDGRPPVLLSGQAVATGNRGDAWARNVEEGVEKLTGTITVDTPGEHVLRLFMADPAIAVDQIVIATDGPVPGYLAPPESRRLRRPV; encoded by the coding sequence ATGGCGGCGGCCGGCGCGGCCCCGCTGCTGCCCGGCGTCGCCGAGGCGGCACCGTCGCGCCGGCCGGACTTCCCGCTGGTCGTGGGCGGGCAGGCCACCGACCTCTTCGTGGACCCGGCCGAGGATCCGGCGGTGATCCGCGCGGCCGGTGACCTCCAGGCGGACGTCGAGCGCGTCAGCGGTGTGCGCCCCCGGCTCCTGCACACGCTGCCCGAGCGCGCCGCGCATCTGGTCGTCATCGCCACCGACCCGGCGCAGGGCCGCTGGGAAGCCTCGGTGACCCGAGTCGTCGAGCGCCCGTTCCCCGGCGTGGACCGTGCCCTGACGATCACCGGCAGCGACCGCCGGGGCACGGTCTACGGCATCTACGACACGTCGGAGCGCATCGGCGTCTCCCCCTGGTACTGGTGGGCGGACGTGCCCGTGGAGCGGCGCGACACCGTCACCGTCCCCGCGCGGACCTTCGAGCGGCGCGAGCCCGCCGTCCGCTACCGGGGGATCTTCATCAACGACGAGCAGAACCTGACCACGTGGTCGCGCCGCACGCAGGAGCCGGACAAGAACATCGGCCCGCGTACCTACGAGCGCGTCTTCGAACTGCTGCTGCGCCTGAAGGCCAACTACCTGTGGCCCGCGATGCATCCGTACTCCGACTTCTTCAACAAGCACGCCGAGAACCCCGAGTTGGCCGACCGCTACGGCATCGTCGTCGGCTCCAGCCACCCGGAGGCCATGCTGCGCAACGGAGTTCACGAGTGGGCGCCGTGGGCTGCGGAGCATCCAGACGCGGACGGTGCCCTGCCGGTGTACGACTACACGGTCAACCCCGCGGTCATCTCGGCCTATTGGCGGGCGCGGGCCCGGCAGAACGCGCGGTACGAGAGCAGTTGGACGCTCGGTATGCGCGGGCTGCACGACTCGGCGCTGGAGACGAAGAACGCGACGACGATCCCTCAGAAGGTGGCGGTGATGAACGACATCATCGCCGACCAGCGGCGCATCCTCGCCGAGGAGGTCGGCGCCGGGGCCGCGCCGCAGATCTTCGTCCCGTACAAGGAGGTCCTGGACCTCTACAACGCGGGTGTCCAGGTCCCCGACGACGTGACCCTGATCTGGCCGGACGACAACCACGGCAACATGCGCCAGCTCCCGGACGAGGCCGAGCGCGCCCGCTCCGGCGGCAACGGCATCTACTACCACCTCTCCTACTGGGGGCGTCCGCGCAGCTACCTGTGGCTGGACACCACGCAACTCGCCAAGGTGGGGCAGGAGTTGCGCCGGGTGCACGAGCACGGGGCGGACCGGGTGTGGATCTTCAACGTCGGTGACCTCAAGTCCATCGAGACCGGCCTGTCGTTCTGCCTGGACCTGGCCTGGGACGTGGAGCGCACGGGCCCGGACGGCTTCCTCGCCGCGTGGTACGGCCGTCAGTTCGGCCACCGGTACGCGCGGGAGCTGGCCGCGATCCGCACCGAGTACTACCGGCTCGCGGCCGAGCGGCGCCCGGAGTTCATCGACCGGGACGTCTTCTCGACCGTCCACCACGGCGACGAGGCGGGCCGCCGTCTCGACGCGTACGCAAGCCTGCTGGAGCGGGTGCGCGCGCTGGGCGCCGCGCTCCCCGAGTCCTACCGGGACGCCTTCTTCGAGCTGGTCGAATACCCCGTGCACGGCGCCTATTTGATGAACCTCAAGTACTACTGGGCCGACCGCAACGCCCTCGCCGTCCGGCAGGGGCGCGGCGCCGGCACCAACCGGTACGCGGAGCTGGCCGAGGCCGCGCACGCCGACGAGCAGGCGCTCACCCGGCGGTACAACACGCAGGTCGCGGGCGGCAAGTGGGACGGGATCGTCAACCCGTACCCGTCCCAGATCCCCAAGGCGCCGGGCCGCCCGGCGGTCACGCGGGTCGCGCGGCAGGAGACGTCGGGGCTCGGGGTGGCCGCCGAGGGCAACGACGTCGGCACCGCCCGGCCGCTGTCCTTCGACCGGGCCGACCGGGGCCGCCGGTTCGTCGAGGTCTTCACCACCGGGTTCCTGCCGCTGGAGTGGACGGCCGTGGGCAGTGAGCCGTGGGTGCGGCTGAGTGCGGGCGGCGGGACGGTCACCGATCAGACGCGGATCTGGGTGGAGATCGACTGGGCCCTGGCCCCGGAGGGCGTGCACACGCCGGCCGTGATCCTCAGCGGCGGCGGGCGCAGTACCGAGGTGGCGCTGCGGGTCGTCAACACGCCGCTCGAAGGGCGGGGGTTCGTGGAGGCGCACGGCTACGTGTCCATCGAGGCGGCCCATTACGACCGTCAGGTGCCGCGCGGCGGGGCCCGCTGGCGGACCGTGCCGGGGCTGGGGCGCCGCAGCGCCGCCGTCGAAGCGGTGCCCTCGACCGCGCGCCCGGTCACGGAGGCGTTCGCCACCCGTGCGCCGGAACTGCGCTACCGCGTCCGCTTCACCTCCACCGGCGTCTTCCCGGTGACGGTGCTGCGGCTGCCCTCCCTCGACGAACGCGGCGCCCGGCGCCTCGCCGTGGGCCTCGACGGCCGGCCGCCGGTCCTGCTGAGCGGCCAGGCCGTCGCCACCGGCAACCGGGGCGACGCCTGGGCCCGCAACGTCGAGGAGGGCGTGGAGAAGCTGACCGGCACGATCACCGTCGACACGCCCGGCGAGCACGTCCTGCGGCTGTTCATGGCCGATCCCGCGATCGCCGTCGATCAGATCGTCATCGCGACGGACGGCCCGGTGCCGGGGTATCTGGCGCCCCCGGAGAGCCGGCGTCTGCGGCGTCCCGTCTGA
- a CDS encoding TetR/AcrR family transcriptional regulator encodes MKSNVKPTSGEIDRALIDVAAFVFARHGFAQGTVQAIADASGYSKAAVLKRFGSKERIQDAVVAHAEETATTLAGVAAEVPAGAGRDAALVEALVGMIAERPGMGALIVGAFCLTREPEVMDRLSGAQHTLMAAFGPDTWSDEERHVRVVAAIGAVTATMMANRVERWTDRTDVIVAAGLGALGHRAGL; translated from the coding sequence ATGAAGTCAAATGTGAAGCCCACGAGCGGGGAGATCGACCGGGCGCTGATCGACGTCGCGGCCTTCGTCTTCGCCCGGCACGGGTTCGCACAGGGCACGGTCCAGGCCATCGCCGACGCCTCCGGGTACTCCAAGGCCGCCGTCCTCAAGCGGTTCGGCTCCAAGGAACGCATCCAGGACGCCGTCGTGGCCCACGCGGAGGAGACCGCCACCACGCTCGCGGGCGTCGCCGCCGAGGTTCCCGCCGGGGCCGGGCGGGACGCCGCGCTCGTCGAGGCGCTGGTCGGCATGATCGCCGAGCGGCCGGGTATGGGCGCACTCATCGTGGGCGCGTTCTGCCTCACGCGGGAGCCGGAGGTCATGGACCGGCTCTCGGGGGCGCAGCACACGCTGATGGCGGCCTTCGGGCCGGACACGTGGAGCGACGAGGAGCGGCACGTGCGGGTCGTGGCCGCGATCGGGGCGGTGACCGCGACGATGATGGCCAACCGCGTCGAGCGGTGGACGGACCGCACGGACGTGATCGTGGCGGCGGGGCTCGGGGCGCTGGGGCATCGCGCCGGCCTGTAG
- a CDS encoding SRPBCC family protein — MPRTDRAARLIAAPPTDVYTALVDRDALEAWLPPDGMRGRIEHWDPRPGGGFRMTLTYLDPAHSPGKSSAGTDVVDVRLTALVPPERVVQQAEFTSDDPAYAGTMTMTWQLTATFGGTEVTVTATGVPPGISQADHETGIASSLANLAAHVETRAPREAD; from the coding sequence ATGCCCAGGACCGACCGAGCCGCCCGCCTGATCGCGGCGCCCCCGACGGACGTCTACACCGCCCTCGTCGACCGCGACGCCCTGGAGGCGTGGCTGCCGCCGGACGGCATGCGGGGCCGGATCGAGCACTGGGACCCGCGTCCCGGCGGCGGCTTCCGCATGACGCTCACCTATCTCGACCCGGCCCACAGCCCCGGCAAGTCCTCGGCCGGCACCGACGTCGTCGACGTCCGCCTCACCGCCCTCGTCCCGCCCGAACGCGTCGTTCAGCAGGCCGAGTTCACCTCCGACGACCCCGCGTACGCGGGCACGATGACGATGACCTGGCAGCTCACGGCGACGTTCGGAGGCACGGAGGTGACGGTCACCGCCACCGGCGTGCCGCCCGGCATCAGCCAGGCCGACCACGAGACCGGCATCGCCTCCTCCCTCGCCAACCTCGCCGCACACGTCGAGACGCGGGCCCCGCGAGAGGCCGACTGA
- a CDS encoding serine/threonine protein kinase, whose amino-acid sequence MPEAYAVRVPKGYRVGGWEVREPIATGAFGSVYEARRVDDASGELPRTAALKFLPTGTGTPRHLAHLRELADRELTLYRSLRRPRLIRMYGTLTVDDPARPELDGAVVLVLERARESLACLLSRTGATPPAQGPALLAQICEGLDQLHRAGWVHGDLKPANVLLMADGSARLADFNMAAELEGTHAYTPAFATPDYTPPELLWSEIGERGRRIRPSADVWAFGVLAHLVLTGSFPLPGGTPTARRHAAAAYARGTDELRLSPRLPDAWREIVRDCLTRTHEERITGEALLRRVGATAGTGAVSRSPRRGLVRASLVAGAMAVAALGYTVVTWADDDRPDSSSGASGANAVAASYGAADLRTDKGVPPAYRLLIVETAHDCRQPDVTAALIAAMLKVESDFDPDLADPAADEYGIARWTPRVLRWWMRADGTPGKAVPRPPFPPAESIPAMGRYLCWISSRLDAGLPGDRRVLISAAYRTSYGVVNDAAGVPPKIRPYAGRVAHYLKEYTPPRRK is encoded by the coding sequence ATGCCGGAGGCGTACGCGGTGCGCGTGCCCAAGGGCTACCGGGTGGGCGGGTGGGAGGTGCGGGAGCCGATCGCCACGGGCGCGTTCGGCAGCGTGTACGAGGCGCGGCGCGTCGACGACGCGTCCGGGGAGCTGCCCCGTACGGCCGCCCTCAAGTTCCTGCCGACGGGCACCGGAACCCCCCGTCACCTCGCCCATCTGCGTGAACTCGCCGACCGTGAGCTGACGTTGTACCGCAGCCTGAGGCGCCCCCGGCTGATCCGCATGTACGGGACGCTGACGGTGGACGACCCCGCCCGCCCGGAACTGGACGGCGCGGTGGTCCTCGTCCTGGAGCGGGCCCGGGAGTCCCTGGCGTGCCTGCTCTCCCGCACCGGGGCCACGCCGCCCGCGCAGGGACCGGCGCTGCTCGCGCAGATCTGCGAGGGGCTGGACCAGCTGCACCGGGCGGGCTGGGTGCACGGCGATCTGAAACCGGCGAACGTGCTGCTGATGGCGGACGGTTCGGCGCGGCTGGCGGACTTCAACATGGCGGCGGAGCTGGAGGGCACCCACGCGTACACGCCCGCCTTCGCGACCCCCGACTACACGCCCCCGGAGCTGCTGTGGTCGGAGATCGGCGAGCGGGGCCGCCGCATCCGCCCGTCGGCCGACGTGTGGGCGTTCGGTGTGCTGGCCCACCTGGTCCTCACCGGTTCGTTCCCCCTGCCGGGCGGCACGCCGACGGCCCGCCGGCACGCGGCGGCGGCCTACGCCCGGGGCACGGACGAACTGCGCCTGTCCCCGCGGCTCCCGGACGCGTGGCGGGAGATCGTGCGGGACTGCCTGACCCGTACGCACGAGGAGCGGATCACCGGTGAGGCGCTGCTGCGCAGGGTCGGGGCGACGGCGGGTACGGGCGCTGTGTCCCGTTCGCCGCGCCGGGGTCTGGTCCGCGCGTCCCTCGTCGCGGGCGCGATGGCCGTCGCCGCGCTCGGGTACACCGTCGTGACCTGGGCGGACGACGACCGGCCGGACAGCTCCTCCGGGGCCTCGGGGGCGAACGCGGTGGCGGCCTCGTACGGGGCGGCCGACCTGCGCACCGACAAGGGAGTGCCGCCCGCCTACCGGCTGCTGATCGTGGAGACGGCGCACGACTGCCGGCAGCCGGACGTCACCGCGGCGCTGATCGCGGCCATGCTGAAGGTGGAGAGCGACTTCGACCCGGACCTCGCGGACCCGGCCGCCGACGAGTACGGCATCGCGCGCTGGACGCCGCGCGTGCTGCGCTGGTGGATGCGCGCGGACGGCACCCCGGGCAAGGCGGTGCCCCGGCCGCCCTTCCCGCCCGCCGAGTCGATCCCGGCGATGGGCCGTTACCTGTGCTGGATCTCGTCCCGCCTCGACGCCGGGCTGCCGGGTGACCGGCGGGTGCTGATCTCGGCGGCCTACCGGACGTCATACGGCGTGGTGAACGACGCGGCCGGTGTTCCCCCGAAGATCCGGCCCTACGCCGGCCGCGTCGCCCACTACCTCAAGGAGTACACCCCGCCGAGGCGGAAGTGA
- a CDS encoding peptidase inhibitor family I36 protein, translating into MKKALGFQRLTAAAAALAAVGLLSAGTAAAAPSGEAAVLEAGKWRGFTQTGFSGPDNWFGPGTTGSCTYVGDNWNDKIRSARTQDTAVRVELWEHANCTGTSITIDDSGYGNIGRWVSAYRVTT; encoded by the coding sequence ATGAAGAAGGCACTCGGGTTCCAGCGGTTGACCGCCGCTGCCGCCGCGCTCGCCGCCGTCGGTCTGCTGTCGGCCGGCACGGCCGCCGCCGCTCCGTCGGGCGAGGCCGCCGTCCTGGAGGCCGGCAAGTGGCGCGGCTTCACGCAGACGGGCTTCTCGGGCCCGGACAACTGGTTCGGGCCCGGCACCACCGGGTCGTGCACCTACGTCGGCGACAACTGGAACGACAAGATCCGTTCCGCCCGCACCCAGGACACGGCCGTCCGGGTCGAGCTGTGGGAGCACGCCAACTGCACCGGGACCTCGATCACCATCGACGACAGCGGCTACGGCAACATCGGCCGCTGGGTGAGCGCGTACCGCGTCACCACCTGA